One Capsicum annuum cultivar UCD-10X-F1 chromosome 2, UCD10Xv1.1, whole genome shotgun sequence genomic window carries:
- the LOC107859238 gene encoding CBL-interacting serine/threonine-protein kinase 20 has translation MMTTKNEKKGNILMQKYEIGKLLGQGTFAKVYHARNLKTGLSVAIKVIDKEKVMKVGLIDQTKREISVMRLIKHPNVVQLYEVMASKSKIYFAMEYVRGGELFNKVAKGRLKEDAARKYFQQLIAAVDFCHSRQVYHRDLKPENLLLDEGGNLKVTDFGLSALFDSKRQDGLLHTTCGTPAYVAPEVINKRGYDGEKADIWSCGVVLFVLLAGYLPFHDQNLMEMYKKISKGEFKCPQWFPPEVRKLLSRILDPNPGSRITLVKLMENYWFKKGFKQIDKTQNPGKEVRASPCSVLDIHEDHNSDGEGSSNPKKDQSSTITMKPTCLNAFDIISLSPGFDLSGLFEEEKERRSEARFTAKKPASIIVSKLEEVASNESFNVKKKDGTVTMQSIKQGRKGQLAIDAEIFEITPSFHVVEVSKKSGDTMEYKQFFDQGLKTSLKDIVWTWQGGDQQVENQE, from the exons ATGATGACAACCAAGAATGAGAAGAAAGGCAATATTTTGATGCAAAAATATGAGATTGGGAAATTGCTTGGGCAAGGGACATTTGCCAAGGTCTACCATGCAAGAAATCTAAAAACAGGACTAAGTGTTGCCATTAAGGTGATTGACAAAGAGAAGGTGATGAAGGTTGGTCTAATTGATCAAACCAAACGTGAAATCTCTGTCATGAGGCTAATCAAACACCCAAATGTTGTCCAACTCTATGAGGTTATGGCTAGCaaatcaaaaatctattttgcCATGGAATATGTTAGAGGTGGTGAGCTTTTCAACAAGGTTGCTAAAGGCAGGCTTAAAGAAGATGCTGCAAGGAAATACTTCCAACAATTAATTGCTGCAGTCGATTTTTGCCATAGCCGTCAGGTCTACCATCGCGATCTCAAGCCCGAAAATCTCCTCCTCGACGAAG GTGGCAACCTAAAAGTGACCGATTTCGGGCTTAGTGCATTGTTTGATTCCAAAAGGCAAGATGGTCTCCTCCACACAACATGTGGAACACCAGCCTATGTTGCACCAGAGGTGATCAACAAGAGAGGTTATGATGGTGAAAAGGCTGATATTTGGTCATGTGGTGTTGTTTTATTTGTCCTGTTAGCAGGTTATTTGCCATTCCATGACCAAAACCTTATGGAGATGTACAAAAAAATAAGCAAAGGGGAATTCAAATGTCCACAATGGTTCCCTCCTGAGGTAAGAAAGCTCCTCTCAAGGATTCTTGATCCAAATCCAGGCTCAAGAATCACCTTAGTTAAGCTCATGGAGAATTATTGGTTCAAGAAAGGTTTCAAACAAATTGATAAAACCCAAAATCCAGGGAAAGAAGTACGCGCATCGCCTTGCAGTGTTTTAGATATTCATGAGGACCATAATTCAGATGGAGAGGGATCTTCCAACCCCAAGAAAGATCAAAGCTCAACAATAACAATGAAGCCTACTTGCTTAAATGCATTTGACATCATTTCTCTTTCTCCTGGTTTCGATCTTTCTGGATTGTTCgaagaggagaaagagagaagatCAGAAGCGCGATTCACCGCGAAAAAGCCAGCATCTATAATAGTGTCAAAATTGGAGGAAGTGGCATCAAATGAGAGTTTtaatgtgaagaaaaaagatgggacAGTGACAATGCAAAGTATTAAACAAGGGAGAAAAGGGCAACTAGCAATTGATGCTGAGATTTTCGAAATTACGCCTTCTTTTCATGTTGTGGAAGTGAGTAAAAAATCAGGAGACACAATGGAATACAAGCAATTCTTTGATCAAGGCTTGAAGACTTCACTTAAAGATATTGTTTGGACATGGCAAGGTGGTGACCAGCAAGTTGAAAATCAAGAATGA